The Longimicrobiaceae bacterium genome contains a region encoding:
- a CDS encoding DUF5818 domain-containing protein — translation PLRGPPGTEVRVSARNFPADAVLDVAFGAARSEHEVVARTRTSGDGSTAAVVRVPEHAQPGRPYVFVVAYPPTLVRVTSDTFHVTPTQQGGAMAEDTAGTVRVTGRLTDEGVECPALRGDDGQLYTLAGETGGFRPGDRVTVTGRVAEMSFCMQGTTISVRTVERAGEPG, via the coding sequence GCCGCTGCGCGGCCCGCCGGGGACCGAGGTCCGGGTGAGCGCCCGCAACTTCCCGGCGGACGCCGTGCTGGACGTGGCGTTCGGAGCGGCGCGCTCGGAGCACGAGGTGGTCGCCCGCACGCGGACCAGCGGGGACGGGAGCACCGCGGCCGTGGTGCGCGTCCCGGAGCACGCGCAGCCGGGCCGCCCCTACGTCTTCGTGGTGGCGTACCCGCCTACGCTGGTCCGGGTCACCTCGGACACCTTCCACGTCACCCCCACGCAGCAGGGAGGAGCCATGGCGGAGGACACCGCGGGCACGGTCCGCGTGACCGGCCGGCTGACGGACGAGGGCGTGGAGTGCCCCGCCCTTCGCGGCGACGACGGGCAGCTCTACACGCTGGCCGGCGAGACGGGCGGCTTCCGTCCCGGCGACCGCGTCACCGTGACGGGGAGGGTGGCGGAGATGTCATTCTGCATGCAGGGGACGACGATCTCGGTTCGGACCGTCGAGAGGGCGGGGGAGCCGGGATAG
- a CDS encoding GNAT family N-acetyltransferase has protein sequence MALPADLRAVEVSDERSELARETLALIQEAIGDVQPLGDLLSELEETRLGLPAGGRYHLLALLDPTGAPVAAAAGIYLEAVNAGFVTYLAVRADQRRRRLGRKLREFLIEAFRGEALRARGEELAWTVGEVRSNSPWLRTLVRSGRAIPFDLSYFHPWMSLRSEGRYVLYRQPSGDPRRELPPDEVMRLVYGIWRRAYRVRYPTQSETFCYMLRQVEDRETVGVHADFAALMAHGAEGKAGAV, from the coding sequence ATGGCGCTGCCGGCTGACCTGCGCGCGGTGGAGGTGAGCGACGAGCGCTCCGAGCTGGCCCGCGAGACCCTCGCGCTGATCCAGGAGGCCATCGGCGACGTGCAGCCGCTGGGCGACCTGCTCTCGGAGCTGGAGGAGACGCGGCTCGGCCTCCCGGCGGGGGGGCGCTACCACCTGCTGGCCCTCCTCGATCCCACGGGCGCGCCGGTGGCCGCGGCGGCGGGGATCTACCTGGAGGCGGTCAACGCCGGGTTCGTCACCTACCTGGCCGTCCGCGCCGACCAGCGGCGGCGGCGGCTGGGGCGGAAGCTGCGCGAGTTCCTGATCGAGGCCTTCCGGGGGGAGGCGCTGCGCGCCCGCGGGGAGGAGCTGGCCTGGACGGTGGGCGAGGTGCGGAGCAACAGCCCCTGGCTGCGGACGCTGGTGCGCAGCGGCAGGGCGATCCCCTTCGACCTCAGCTACTTCCACCCCTGGATGTCCCTGCGCTCCGAGGGGCGCTACGTGCTCTACCGGCAGCCGTCCGGCGACCCGCGGCGCGAGCTCCCCCCGGACGAGGTGATGCGCCTGGTGTACGGGATCTGGCGGCGGGCGTACCGGGTGCGGTATCCCACCCAGAGCGAGACCTTCTGCTACATGCTGCGGCAGGTGGAGGACCGGGAGACGGTGGGCGTCCATGCGGACTTCGCCGCGCTGATGGCGCACGGCGCCGAGGGGAAGGCCGGTGCCGTGTAG